In a single window of the Pelagibacterium sp. 26DY04 genome:
- the iolE gene encoding myo-inosose-2 dehydratase translates to MIRIGANPIGWSNDDMIEIGGETPLEVCLAEAREAGFSGMELGNKFPRRAEALRPILTAHGHELVSGWYSTQLLLRDVDEELAAARGHAELLRDMGCTVMIACETSNAIHGQMETPLSARPVLPHEIWGRFGMRLTAFAQRLRQEFGLKLVYHHHMGTIVQTEAEIDRLMASTGDAVHLLLDTGHVTWGGGDPARVARNHFSRIAHVHTKDVRGDVMLRANSEDWSFLRSVLAGVYTVPGDGIVDFAAVFAALEGYEGWVVVEAEQDPDKAHPLTYAKMGYGHLRGVVEDAGFVVEG, encoded by the coding sequence ATGATCCGGATCGGTGCGAACCCTATCGGGTGGTCCAATGACGATATGATCGAGATCGGCGGGGAGACGCCGCTGGAGGTTTGTCTGGCGGAGGCCAGGGAGGCGGGGTTTTCCGGGATGGAGCTGGGGAACAAGTTTCCGCGGCGGGCCGAGGCTTTGCGGCCGATCCTCACGGCGCATGGGCATGAGCTGGTTTCGGGGTGGTATTCGACCCAATTGCTGCTGCGCGACGTCGATGAAGAACTCGCGGCGGCGCGGGGGCATGCGGAACTGCTCCGGGACATGGGCTGCACGGTGATGATCGCGTGCGAAACCTCCAACGCCATACACGGGCAGATGGAGACGCCACTTTCGGCAAGGCCGGTGCTGCCCCATGAGATCTGGGGACGGTTCGGGATGCGGCTGACGGCGTTTGCACAGAGGCTCAGGCAGGAATTCGGGCTCAAGCTGGTTTATCACCACCATATGGGAACGATCGTGCAGACCGAGGCGGAGATCGATCGGCTGATGGCATCGACCGGGGATGCGGTGCATCTGCTGCTCGATACCGGACACGTCACCTGGGGCGGGGGCGATCCGGCGCGGGTGGCGCGGAACCATTTCTCACGCATCGCGCATGTGCACACCAAGGATGTGCGCGGGGACGTGATGCTGCGGGCGAACTCGGAGGATTGGAGCTTTCTGCGCTCCGTGCTGGCGGGGGTTTATACTGTGCCGGGGGATGGGATCGTGGATTTTGCCGCGGTGTTTGCGGCGCTTGAGGGGTACGAGGGGTGGGTCGTTGTGGAGGCCGAGCAGGACCCGGACAAGGCGCATCCGCTGACTTATGCGAAGATGGGGTATGGGCATTTGCGAGGGGTGGTGGAGGATGCGGGGTTTGTGGTGGAGGGGTGA
- the iolD gene encoding 3D-(3,5/4)-trihydroxycyclohexane-1,2-dione acylhydrolase (decyclizing): protein MTGTIRLTMAQAVAQFLAAQMTEIEGQRLPLFAGVWAIFGHGNVAGMGEALYGVRDRLPTFRAHNEQGMAHAAIAFAKASFRRRMMACTSSIGPGATNMVTAAALAHVNRLPVLFLPGDVFANRAPDPVLQQVEDFGDGTVSANDCFKPVSRYFDRITRPEQIMPALRRAMAVLTDPAECGPVTLALCQDTQAEAYDYPASFFDETVWRQRRVRPDEGELARAIEAIQGAQKPVLIAGGGVLYSGASEVLARFAEKHGVPVVETQAGKSALPHSHKMNMGSVGVTGTSAANRLADEADLVIAVGTRLQDFTTGSWALFKNPDVQFIGLNVAAMDAAKHGAMPLVTDARAGLEALDAGLGDWRAPERWREAAEAGKREWLEAANAVTAASNAPLPSDAQVIGAVQRSVGDAVVVCAAGGLPGELHKLWQAEAPGNYHLEYGYSCMGYEIAGGLGVAMARPGDEVVVMVGDGSYMMLNSELSTAVMMGLKLTVVVLDNRGFGCINRLQMATGGANFNNLFEDVRRERMPEIDFAGHARAMGAHAEKVSGIAELEAALGAARGREGVSVVVIDTDPLVTTEAGGHWWDVAVPEVSAREEVREKRGKYEERVKGRTLG from the coding sequence ATGACCGGGACGATCAGGCTGACCATGGCGCAGGCGGTGGCGCAGTTTTTGGCGGCGCAGATGACCGAGATCGAGGGGCAACGACTGCCGCTGTTTGCGGGGGTGTGGGCGATCTTCGGGCATGGGAATGTCGCGGGGATGGGCGAGGCGCTTTATGGGGTGCGGGACAGGCTGCCGACGTTTCGGGCCCATAATGAGCAAGGGATGGCGCATGCAGCGATCGCGTTCGCCAAGGCCAGTTTCCGGCGGCGGATGATGGCGTGTACGTCTTCGATCGGGCCGGGCGCAACCAATATGGTGACCGCCGCCGCGCTGGCCCATGTCAACCGGCTGCCGGTGCTGTTTCTGCCCGGAGATGTGTTCGCCAACCGGGCGCCCGATCCGGTGCTCCAGCAGGTGGAAGATTTTGGCGACGGGACGGTTTCGGCCAATGACTGCTTTAAACCCGTGTCGCGGTATTTCGACCGGATCACGCGGCCCGAGCAGATCATGCCGGCGCTGCGACGGGCGATGGCGGTTTTGACCGATCCGGCCGAATGCGGGCCGGTGACGCTGGCGTTGTGCCAGGATACGCAGGCGGAAGCCTATGATTATCCGGCGTCGTTTTTTGACGAGACCGTGTGGCGGCAGCGGCGGGTGCGGCCCGATGAGGGGGAACTGGCACGGGCGATAGAGGCGATCCAGGGGGCGCAAAAGCCGGTACTGATCGCGGGCGGCGGGGTGCTCTATTCGGGCGCGAGCGAGGTGCTGGCGCGGTTTGCCGAAAAGCATGGCGTGCCGGTGGTGGAGACGCAGGCGGGGAAATCGGCCCTGCCCCATTCTCACAAGATGAACATGGGGTCTGTCGGGGTGACCGGGACCAGCGCGGCGAACCGGCTGGCCGATGAGGCCGATCTGGTGATCGCGGTGGGGACGCGGTTGCAGGATTTTACGACAGGGTCCTGGGCGCTGTTCAAGAATCCCGATGTGCAATTTATCGGCCTCAACGTGGCGGCGATGGATGCGGCAAAGCATGGGGCGATGCCGCTGGTGACCGATGCACGGGCCGGGCTGGAGGCGCTCGATGCCGGGCTGGGAGACTGGCGGGCACCGGAGCGCTGGCGCGAGGCGGCGGAAGCGGGCAAGCGCGAGTGGCTGGAAGCGGCAAATGCCGTGACGGCGGCGAGCAACGCTCCCCTGCCCTCGGATGCGCAGGTTATCGGGGCGGTGCAGCGGAGCGTTGGGGACGCCGTCGTCGTGTGCGCGGCGGGCGGGCTGCCGGGGGAGTTGCACAAGCTGTGGCAGGCCGAGGCGCCGGGGAACTATCACCTGGAATATGGCTATTCGTGCATGGGCTATGAGATCGCCGGGGGCTTGGGCGTCGCCATGGCGCGGCCGGGGGACGAGGTGGTCGTGATGGTGGGGGATGGGAGCTATATGATGCTCAATTCCGAGCTCTCGACCGCCGTGATGATGGGGCTAAAGCTCACCGTGGTGGTGCTCGACAATCGCGGGTTCGGGTGCATCAACCGGCTGCAGATGGCGACGGGCGGGGCGAACTTCAACAACCTGTTCGAGGATGTGCGGCGCGAGCGGATGCCGGAGATCGATTTCGCGGGGCACGCGCGGGCCATGGGGGCGCATGCGGAGAAGGTTTCGGGGATTGCCGAGCTTGAAGCGGCGCTGGGGGCGGCGCGCGGGCGGGAGGGGGTGAGTGTCGTCGTGATCGACACCGATCCGTTGGTGACCACCGAAGCGGGCGGGCATTGGTGGGACGTCGCGGTGCCCGAGGTGAGCGCGCGGGAAGAGGTGCGGGAGAAAAGGGGTAAGTATGAGGAGAGGGTGAAGGGGCGGACGCTTGGTTGA
- the iolC gene encoding 5-dehydro-2-deoxygluconokinase — translation MDRLEDRLDVITIGRASVDLYGQQIGSRLEDVSSFAKSVGGCPANVAIGAARLGLKSAWLGRVGDEPFGRFIAEQMAREGASTEGIITDRDRLTALAILAVEDDKHFPLIFYREDCADMALTEGDISEDFIARASAVLVTGTHFSRPSTAAAQKIAMQFARRHGGKVIFDIDYRPNLWGLAGHGAGDERYVPSNVVSSRMRDVLPHCDLIVGTEEEILIGSGETDLDAALRAIRSLSSAVIVLKRGPMGCVVFDGDIPERIEDGIVGQGFPIEVYNTLGAGDAFLSGFLRGWLRGEALETCATWANACGAFAVSRLLCSPEIPSFSELQYFLAHGSQEKALRKDQALNHIHWATTGRRRDYPELMALAIDHRTQLEELADNVGADRERISAFKLLAVEAAARVADGRDGFGMLIDDKYGREALFAASRHANFWIGRPVELPGSRPLKFEFSEDVGSRLIEWPVDHCIKCLCFFHPDDPEELRGAQRAKLKALHDAARRLGRELLIEIIAGKSGAVGDETVPEVLEALYAVGIKPDLWKLEPQAGARAWQRIDEVIERHDPYCRGVVLLGLDAPTEELEAAFAATAGSRTVKGFAVGRTIFAGAAEKWLAGEMGDEEAVTEMAGRFAGLVSAWGER, via the coding sequence ATGGACAGGTTGGAGGACCGGCTCGATGTGATCACCATCGGGCGCGCATCGGTCGACCTTTACGGCCAGCAGATCGGATCCCGGCTCGAGGACGTTTCGAGCTTCGCCAAATCGGTGGGCGGGTGCCCGGCCAATGTGGCGATCGGGGCGGCGCGGCTGGGACTGAAATCGGCCTGGCTGGGGCGCGTGGGCGACGAGCCGTTCGGGCGATTCATCGCCGAGCAGATGGCGCGCGAGGGCGCTTCGACCGAGGGGATCATCACCGACCGCGACCGGCTGACGGCGCTGGCGATCCTGGCGGTCGAGGACGACAAGCACTTTCCGCTGATCTTTTACCGCGAGGACTGCGCCGACATGGCGCTGACCGAGGGGGATATCTCCGAGGATTTCATCGCTCGCGCGAGCGCCGTGCTGGTGACGGGGACGCATTTTTCGCGCCCCTCCACGGCGGCGGCCCAGAAGATCGCCATGCAATTCGCCCGGCGCCATGGGGGCAAGGTGATCTTCGACATCGATTATCGCCCCAACCTTTGGGGGTTGGCGGGGCATGGGGCGGGGGACGAGCGCTATGTGCCCTCCAACGTCGTTTCCTCGCGCATGCGGGACGTGCTGCCGCACTGCGATCTCATCGTGGGGACGGAAGAGGAAATCCTGATCGGTTCGGGGGAAACCGATCTCGATGCCGCGCTGAGGGCGATCCGGTCACTGTCCTCCGCCGTGATCGTCCTCAAGCGCGGCCCCATGGGGTGCGTGGTGTTCGACGGCGATATTCCCGAGCGGATCGAGGACGGGATCGTGGGACAGGGGTTTCCCATCGAGGTGTACAACACGCTGGGCGCGGGGGACGCGTTTCTGAGCGGGTTCTTGCGCGGGTGGCTCAGGGGGGAGGCGCTGGAGACCTGCGCGACATGGGCCAATGCCTGTGGGGCGTTCGCGGTGTCGCGGCTGTTGTGTTCGCCGGAAATCCCGAGCTTTTCCGAGCTGCAATATTTTCTCGCGCATGGGAGCCAAGAAAAGGCGCTGCGCAAGGATCAAGCGCTCAACCATATCCACTGGGCGACGACGGGGCGGCGGCGGGACTATCCGGAGCTGATGGCGTTGGCCATCGATCATCGGACGCAGCTCGAGGAGCTGGCCGACAACGTGGGGGCGGACCGGGAGCGGATTTCCGCCTTCAAGCTTTTGGCCGTGGAGGCGGCGGCGCGGGTGGCGGATGGGCGCGACGGCTTCGGGATGCTGATCGACGACAAGTACGGGCGCGAGGCGCTGTTCGCGGCGAGCAGGCACGCCAATTTCTGGATCGGAAGGCCGGTGGAACTGCCTGGATCGCGGCCGCTCAAGTTCGAATTTTCCGAGGACGTGGGATCGCGGCTGATCGAATGGCCGGTGGATCATTGCATCAAGTGCCTGTGCTTTTTCCACCCCGACGATCCGGAGGAACTGCGCGGGGCGCAGAGGGCGAAGCTCAAGGCGCTCCATGACGCGGCGCGGCGGCTGGGGCGGGAATTGCTGATCGAGATCATCGCGGGCAAGAGCGGGGCGGTGGGCGACGAAACGGTGCCGGAGGTGCTCGAGGCGCTGTACGCGGTGGGGATCAAGCCCGATTTGTGGAAGCTCGAGCCGCAGGCGGGGGCACGGGCATGGCAGCGGATCGACGAGGTGATCGAAAGGCATGATCCCTATTGCCGGGGAGTGGTGCTGCTGGGGCTGGATGCGCCGACCGAGGAGCTGGAAGCGGCGTTTGCGGCGACGGCGGGGTCGCGGACGGTCAAGGGGTTCGCCGTGGGGCGGACGATTTTTGCCGGGGCGGCGGAAAAATGGTTGGCTGGGGAGATGGGAGACGAGGAGGCGGTGACGGAGATGGCGGGCCGGTTTGCCGGGCTGGTGAGCGCGTGGGGGGAAAGGTGA
- the iolG gene encoding inositol 2-dehydrogenase: MVRFGILGAGRIGNVHARSIARSGRASVAYIADAMPQAAEALASAVGAKTKPVQEVVASPDVDAILIATPTDTHADLIEQAARAGKAILCEKPVSLSVPRIEACLQVAEKTGVPLMIGFHRRYDPNFAALEKRLRSGEIGDPEIITITCRDPAAPPVSYIERSGGLYRDMMIHDFDMARFLLGDEEPVTVHALGGVLTDPEIGRAGDIDTASVQMQTASGKIVVITNSRRATYGHDQRIEVHGSKGLLRAANIHDTTVELANEKGWTEDKIPFSFVERYQLAYTAEIEKFLDFLDRGESPRASGHDGLMAQKLAEAASESLKSGQVVRLG, encoded by the coding sequence ATGGTCCGTTTCGGAATTTTGGGTGCCGGCCGCATCGGCAATGTCCACGCCCGCTCGATCGCCCGCTCGGGCCGCGCCAGCGTCGCTTATATTGCCGACGCAATGCCCCAGGCCGCCGAAGCGCTGGCCTCCGCCGTGGGCGCGAAAACCAAGCCGGTCCAGGAGGTTGTCGCCTCTCCCGATGTGGATGCCATCCTCATCGCCACTCCCACCGATACCCATGCGGACCTGATCGAACAGGCCGCCCGCGCCGGCAAGGCGATCCTGTGCGAAAAGCCGGTCTCGCTTTCGGTCCCGCGCATCGAAGCCTGCCTGCAAGTGGCTGAAAAAACAGGCGTTCCCCTGATGATCGGCTTCCACCGCCGCTATGATCCCAACTTCGCCGCGCTGGAAAAACGCCTGCGTTCGGGCGAAATCGGCGATCCCGAAATCATCACCATCACCTGCCGCGACCCCGCCGCACCCCCGGTCTCCTATATCGAGCGTTCCGGCGGGCTTTACCGCGATATGATGATCCATGATTTCGACATGGCCCGCTTCCTTCTAGGCGACGAAGAACCCGTTACGGTTCATGCACTTGGGGGTGTTTTGACCGACCCCGAAATCGGCCGGGCAGGAGATATCGACACCGCCAGCGTCCAGATGCAGACCGCCTCGGGCAAGATCGTGGTCATCACCAATTCCCGCCGCGCCACCTACGGCCACGATCAGCGCATCGAAGTCCATGGTTCCAAAGGCCTTTTGCGCGCCGCCAACATTCACGACACCACCGTCGAACTGGCCAATGAGAAGGGCTGGACCGAAGACAAGATCCCCTTCTCCTTCGTCGAGCGCTACCAGCTCGCCTACACCGCCGAAATCGAAAAGTTTCTCGATTTCCTCGATCGCGGCGAGTCCCCCCGCGCCTCCGGCCATGACGGTCTCATGGCCCAGAAACTCGCCGAAGCCGCCAGCGAAAGCCTGAAATCGGGTCAGGTCGTGCGGCTGGGTTAA
- a CDS encoding DUF1236 domain-containing protein, with protein sequence MKSALAKTILATTAGLLMTGTALAQTATATATTDLNIRSGPGPQFEAIGVIGSGETATVTGCVTDSMWCEIDFNGTVGFAYSDYLTVESQTAGEVVVLTERPPELVGVVEPDTTANSTVTGAAGGAIAGALIGGPVGAAIGAGVGATAGVVVDPPEEAVTYVQSNPVDPIYLEGEVVVGAQVPETVTVQTIPDYEYSYAYINGQPVLVAPDTREIVYIVR encoded by the coding sequence ATGAAATCCGCTCTTGCAAAGACCATCCTGGCGACCACCGCCGGGCTGCTGATGACGGGCACCGCGCTGGCCCAGACCGCCACGGCGACCGCCACCACCGACCTCAACATCCGTTCCGGCCCGGGGCCGCAGTTCGAGGCGATCGGGGTGATCGGCAGCGGCGAAACCGCGACCGTTACCGGCTGCGTGACCGACTCCATGTGGTGCGAGATCGACTTCAACGGCACTGTGGGCTTCGCCTATTCCGACTATCTGACCGTGGAATCCCAGACTGCCGGGGAAGTGGTGGTTTTGACCGAACGTCCGCCTGAACTGGTCGGCGTCGTCGAACCCGACACCACCGCCAACTCCACGGTGACCGGCGCGGCCGGCGGCGCCATCGCCGGCGCCCTGATCGGCGGCCCTGTCGGCGCGGCGATCGGCGCGGGCGTAGGGGCGACGGCCGGCGTTGTGGTCGATCCTCCGGAAGAGGCCGTCACCTATGTGCAGTCGAACCCGGTCGACCCCATCTACCTTGAAGGTGAAGTGGTGGTCGGCGCGCAGGTGCCTGAAACGGTGACCGTGCAGACCATCCCGGACTATGAATATTCCTACGCCTACATCAACGGCCAGCCGGTGCTGGTTGCGCCGGACACGCGCGAGATCGTGTACATCGTTCGGTAA
- a CDS encoding methyltransferase domain-containing protein: MGSPISQRLLDIVDALPLKRDMRVLEIGCGPGVMAREMTKRVGAGKVVAIDRSAKAIAQAIAGSAEEIAAGRLEFRQSETESFALEEGEAPFDIAVAVRVGALDGRHLEAGVKARAAIAKALKPGGRLFIDGAPIREIGL, translated from the coding sequence ATGGGCAGCCCAATTTCGCAAAGATTGCTGGATATCGTCGATGCATTGCCGCTCAAACGCGACATGCGGGTGCTCGAGATCGGGTGCGGGCCAGGCGTCATGGCGCGGGAGATGACCAAACGCGTGGGCGCGGGCAAGGTGGTGGCCATCGACCGCTCCGCCAAGGCCATTGCCCAGGCGATTGCCGGCTCGGCCGAAGAGATCGCGGCCGGACGGCTCGAGTTCCGCCAGAGCGAGACGGAAAGCTTTGCGCTGGAAGAGGGCGAGGCGCCATTCGACATCGCCGTCGCGGTGCGGGTGGGTGCGCTCGACGGGCGGCATCTGGAAGCCGGAGTGAAGGCACGGGCGGCGATCGCCAAGGCGCTCAAGCCCGGCGGCAGGCTCTTTATCGACGGCGCGCCGATCCGGGAGATCGGGCTTTAG
- a CDS encoding Rrf2 family transcriptional regulator: MRTDNRLSRMLHVLIHMSSHTGAATSETIARMLSTNPVVVRRTMAGLREAGYVRSAKGHNGGWELARPLEEITMADIYRALGSPHLFALGLANDDPRCLVEKSVNARIHDTLGAAEAMILEQFAAMTLAQVRDDFEDRLAQTPHQCGHPHAGD, translated from the coding sequence ATGCGCACCGACAACCGGCTCTCCCGCATGCTCCATGTGCTGATCCACATGAGCTCGCACACCGGCGCCGCCACGTCCGAAACCATCGCCAGAATGCTCTCGACCAACCCTGTGGTCGTGCGCCGCACCATGGCCGGGCTGCGCGAGGCGGGCTATGTGCGCTCGGCCAAGGGGCACAATGGCGGATGGGAGCTGGCCCGCCCGCTCGAGGAGATCACCATGGCCGATATCTACCGCGCCTTGGGTTCCCCCCATCTGTTCGCCCTTGGCCTTGCCAATGACGATCCGCGCTGCCTGGTGGAAAAATCGGTCAACGCGCGCATCCACGATACGCTCGGCGCCGCCGAAGCCATGATCCTCGAGCAGTTCGCCGCAATGACGCTGGCCCAGGTGCGGGACGATTTCGAGGACCGTCTGGCCCAGACCCCGCACCAATGCGGCCATCCGCACGCGGGAGATTGA
- a CDS encoding putative glycolipid-binding domain-containing protein, which yields MHAAPATQILFWRRIDLAGMERLVLEPGADGISVSGTVICVEDGGFRIDHIWRLTPDWHTLSLLVEKSDADGMTRIALERAGTGWSVDGVHRPDLDGAEEPDLSVTPFCNTLPIRKLLSGAKNSLTLDVAYIDAATMALRRSRQRYDRLTPTRVHYTDLGVANGFEADLDLDDQGLVLSYEGLFERVEPI from the coding sequence ATGCACGCGGCGCCGGCAACCCAAATCCTGTTCTGGCGGCGGATCGATCTCGCCGGCATGGAGCGGCTCGTGCTCGAACCCGGCGCTGACGGCATTTCCGTCTCCGGCACGGTGATCTGCGTCGAAGACGGCGGTTTCCGCATCGATCACATCTGGCGCCTGACCCCGGACTGGCACACGCTTTCGCTTCTTGTCGAAAAATCGGACGCCGACGGCATGACGCGCATCGCGCTGGAACGCGCCGGCACCGGCTGGTCGGTCGATGGCGTCCACCGCCCCGATCTGGACGGCGCCGAAGAACCCGACCTCTCGGTCACCCCCTTCTGCAACACGCTCCCCATCCGCAAATTGCTTTCGGGCGCCAAGAACAGCCTCACTCTCGACGTCGCCTACATCGACGCCGCCACCATGGCCCTCCGCCGCTCCCGCCAGCGCTACGACCGCCTCACCCCCACCCGCGTCCACTACACCGATCTGGGCGTCGCCAACGGCTTCGAAGCCGATCTCGACCTGGACGACCAGGGCCTTGTGCTTTCCTATGAGGGCCTGTTCGAGCGGGTTGAGCCGATCTAG
- a CDS encoding MurR/RpiR family transcriptional regulator, whose amino-acid sequence MARGKAMDSQSQAEMPPRDFAALREKVIARWEELPRRLTQVAEYALNNPDDVAFGTAASIAAKAQVQPSTLVRFSQAFGYQGFSDLQDVFRSRLRDHVLGYDERMAQLREHGEGSPRASMILEGFAEASLRSISALTSRHDPAVFERALDVLEGAQTVYLIGLRRSFPVTSYMAYAMGKLGIRTILVNAVAGLAAEQAGFAGEGDVAIAISFTPYASETVALTAQVREAGAKVVAITDSIFSPLASQADVWFEIAEADFEGFRSMSATMTLAMALTVALADRRKGGPGA is encoded by the coding sequence ATGGCGCGCGGGAAAGCGATGGACAGCCAAAGCCAGGCGGAGATGCCGCCACGCGACTTCGCGGCCTTGCGCGAAAAGGTGATCGCGCGCTGGGAGGAATTGCCGCGTCGGCTGACGCAGGTGGCCGAATACGCGCTCAACAATCCCGACGACGTGGCGTTCGGCACCGCCGCCTCGATCGCCGCCAAGGCGCAGGTGCAGCCCTCGACGCTTGTGCGGTTTTCCCAGGCCTTCGGCTATCAGGGGTTTTCGGACCTTCAGGACGTGTTCCGCTCGCGGCTGCGCGATCATGTGCTGGGCTATGACGAGCGCATGGCGCAATTGCGCGAGCATGGAGAAGGCTCGCCCCGCGCCTCGATGATCCTCGAAGGGTTCGCCGAAGCCTCGCTGCGTTCGATCTCGGCGCTGACCAGCCGGCACGATCCGGCGGTGTTCGAAAGGGCGCTGGACGTTCTGGAGGGCGCGCAGACGGTTTATCTCATCGGGCTGCGGCGCTCGTTTCCGGTGACCTCCTATATGGCCTATGCCATGGGCAAGCTCGGGATCCGCACCATTCTGGTCAACGCTGTGGCGGGGCTAGCGGCGGAACAGGCCGGATTTGCCGGCGAGGGCGATGTGGCGATCGCCATCAGCTTTACGCCCTATGCCAGCGAAACCGTGGCGCTGACCGCGCAGGTGCGCGAGGCGGGCGCCAAGGTGGTGGCGATCACAGATTCCATATTCTCTCCCCTCGCCTCGCAGGCCGATGTGTGGTTCGAGATCGCCGAGGCCGATTTCGAGGGGTTCAGGTCGATGAGCGCGACGATGACGCTGGCCATGGCGCTGACGGTGGCGCTGGCGGATCGGCGCAAGGGGGGACCCGGGGCCTAA
- a CDS encoding ATP-binding cassette domain-containing protein: MAGGGAALLEARGIAKYFGAITALRDVNFHVDHGEVLGVVGDNGAGKSTLMKILSGLYQPSEGELIFDGRPVRFSSPKDARAKGIEMVYQDFALAGNMPIYENIYLGREPGTKVGPLTFIDHKRARDMAKDHLDNLHIEVKSVDQNTEDLSGGQRQAVAIARATAFDAQLVIMDEPTAALAIKEVGKVLDLIKRLKDHGVAVIIISHRMDDIFYCCDRVMALYQGTNFAESPLGDTSRNEVIGWIMGTKGHTKSLAHDRLH, translated from the coding sequence ATGGCCGGAGGAGGCGCGGCGCTTCTCGAAGCGCGCGGAATCGCCAAATATTTTGGCGCCATCACCGCGCTGCGCGACGTCAATTTCCACGTCGATCACGGCGAGGTTCTGGGTGTCGTCGGCGACAATGGCGCGGGCAAGTCCACGCTGATGAAAATCCTCTCCGGCCTCTACCAGCCCTCCGAGGGTGAGCTGATCTTCGATGGTCGCCCGGTGCGCTTTTCCAGCCCCAAAGACGCCCGCGCCAAGGGCATCGAGATGGTCTATCAGGACTTCGCCCTGGCCGGAAACATGCCCATTTACGAGAACATATATCTCGGCCGCGAGCCTGGCACCAAGGTGGGCCCGCTGACCTTCATCGATCACAAGCGCGCCCGCGACATGGCCAAGGACCATCTCGACAATCTCCATATCGAGGTGAAATCGGTCGACCAGAACACCGAGGATCTTTCCGGCGGCCAGCGCCAGGCGGTCGCCATCGCCCGTGCCACCGCGTTCGATGCCCAGCTCGTCATCATGGACGAGCCCACCGCCGCGCTTGCCATCAAGGAGGTCGGCAAGGTGCTCGACCTCATCAAAAGGCTGAAGGATCATGGCGTTGCGGTGATCATCATCTCCCACCGCATGGACGATATCTTTTACTGCTGCGACCGGGTGATGGCCCTCTATCAGGGCACCAATTTCGCCGAAAGCCCGCTGGGCGACACTTCGCGCAACGAGGTGATCGGCTGGATCATGGGCACCAAGGGCCATACCAAATCCCTCGCCCACGATCGGCTGCACTAG
- a CDS encoding ABC transporter permease, whose protein sequence is MLYNPRLAKFLETYGIVLVVIVMMVVIALSRPEVFLTPQNLTNILKQNATLALVALGMFVVIVTAGIDLSVGSTMALSMVTLAIASRAGLPWPVVLMVGPLVGIAVGLVNGIGLTWLKLPHPFIMTLGTLNAVRGIAYLVTDGAPISGLQPEVRYLGQAYYDLGIFAPPAGIPASLILVAVCAIGLWFFLEKTSTGRHIYAIGGNPQAARVSGVNVDRVLILVYVISGFMAGLGGLLLAGRTDSGFPNAGLMLELDAIAAVIIGGASFFGGRGTVIGVLAGVLIMGLLRNGLNINNVSSFWQMVLIGVVIIFAVWIDVVRRRAAVRR, encoded by the coding sequence GTGCTTTATAATCCGAGGCTCGCGAAATTTCTCGAAACCTACGGCATCGTCCTCGTCGTCATCGTCATGATGGTGGTGATCGCTCTCTCGCGCCCCGAGGTGTTCCTGACCCCCCAGAATCTCACCAACATCCTCAAGCAAAACGCCACTCTGGCGCTGGTCGCCCTGGGCATGTTCGTGGTCATCGTCACCGCCGGCATCGACCTCTCCGTTGGCTCCACCATGGCGCTCTCCATGGTCACCCTCGCCATCGCCAGCCGTGCGGGCCTGCCTTGGCCGGTGGTGCTGATGGTCGGTCCGCTGGTCGGCATCGCCGTGGGGCTGGTCAATGGCATAGGGCTCACCTGGCTCAAGCTGCCGCACCCCTTCATCATGACCTTGGGAACGCTGAACGCGGTGCGCGGCATCGCTTATCTCGTGACCGACGGCGCACCGATTTCCGGGCTCCAGCCAGAGGTGCGCTATCTCGGCCAGGCCTATTATGATCTCGGCATCTTCGCGCCGCCCGCCGGCATTCCGGCCAGCCTGATCCTCGTCGCCGTCTGCGCGATCGGCCTGTGGTTCTTCCTGGAAAAGACCTCCACGGGCCGGCATATCTACGCCATCGGCGGCAATCCCCAGGCGGCGCGGGTTTCCGGCGTCAATGTCGATCGGGTGTTGATCCTGGTTTACGTCATCTCCGGTTTCATGGCCGGCCTGGGCGGCCTGCTGCTCGCCGGCCGCACCGATTCAGGCTTTCCAAATGCCGGGCTGATGCTCGAACTCGACGCCATCGCGGCGGTGATCATCGGCGGAGCCTCGTTCTTCGGTGGCCGCGGCACGGTGATCGGCGTTCTGGCCGGGGTGCTGATCATGGGGCTCTTACGCAACGGGCTCAACATCAACAATGTCAGCTCTTTCTGGCAGATGGTGCTGATCGGGGTAGTCATCATCTTCGCGGTCTGGATCGACGTCGTCCGCCGCCGCGCCGCCGTGCGCAGGTAG